The DNA sequence ttaagaaaataagcAAAAATCTTAGAAATTATTAATGGACTTTTAATAAtgctataaatataaatttgaacATAAAAGTATCTCACCTTAACCCAAAACCAACTAACTCTCTACCAGCATAACCACGGATCTTCTTTCACAAATCAGCAACTAATTTTAACGAACATTTTCTCATACGTATTACCTATAAATTCTTGTAATTGCATTTGattctatttgtattttataatttgatagtCACTGATCTCAGGAgcatgatttcaactatttactTATTGTCATttgatttacttttcaaaattctaataatatagcTTGTAACTATTAAGAGATCATACAAATTCAGGAAACACCTCTTTCTTCACTTCATTGATCCCATTTAATTTATCGATAAAAAAGAACTAATGGAGAAAGCTCCCCTGATGATTAGTGCTCAAGACTACCCTGCCCAATGAAATCTTGATCGTAAAAAGCCACCATCTTAAAATCTTGATTTACTTTAGCATAAGTAAACAGCTCAACAAGTAATGCAAAAGCTTACCGTGGGGTTCCAGCACATCTGCTCGGAGATATCTTCATCACaagaagaaaagtaaaaagtaacATGAAGTTCCCGAGAAAGACATCTGTGAACATCTAAAACCATGAAGTGATAAACTCAATAATTAGACATCATATAAAATCCAAACCCATGAATGTTTCAAGATCCAATACATGTTCACTTTATAAAGGTGAGCAGCAAACCTTTCGACAGGTCCAAACTAATGAAGAAAAGCTTGTGGACAAACCCCACTCTTCATCACCACTTTCTAAAACAAGATACCTGTCTAGAACATATAGCTAAGGCACTCAACTAAAATCATACCATGCATTTAACTAATTATTGAACAACCctaagattgaaaaaaaaaatattaacctCATAACAATGGATACAGACATCCAAAAGAAGATAACCAATAGTTAATTTCCACAATAAACCCTGCAATTTTGTCAAGCAAACAACAAGCTCATATTAGAATTAGAAAACATTGGCAGACCGGCATCATTATAAAGATTAAATCAGATAAACCAAAATTAATGAACTACTCTTGGCCTTGTGAGTAAACTCTAAtaggaaaagtgaaaataacTGACAGCTCCTGACTATGTGACAGAACTTGCCcagaataaaattcataatacaTGCGAATAAAATAATGGGTGATTAGCCATTAGTACCTTTATTACCAGATGAAAATCATTCAACTGAAAAACCAATATAAAAAACACAAACCGGTAGAAAGATTTGCTCAGTTGGTTTTGCGTACCTTGAATTTTGGAGATTCTTCCTTGAGCATGTTATAAAGCAAATGTCTATATGCTTTGGGTTTGTGCAGAATCAAATCAATTAGAAGAATCTACaaccaaaagaaaatcacagaaaaataatagttttaaatataactgtatACAGTAGTGAGAAATAtctcaaatgattaaaaaaggaTATGCACCAGTCGTCCAGGATAAAGATTTActcttttaatttcaaaattcaaaatttcaaaataacaacaGTAATACCATGGTTTCACATTCGACGTACTCATCGGCAACCACTTGGCAATTCtcctatcaaaataatttaaaaaagagagataatttAGTGCACCgtgtaaaatgaaatttaagggAAGGAAAATTCGATTGTGCTGTACACATTTCATGAGTCGGATGTTCCCGGGTGAGTATTGCACGAACAATGTTTTGACCCCAAACCCGCACTGGACACACCTGTActccatctctctttctctgtccattctaaaacaataattaacaagaagaatgagaaatagaaaagaagCAATAATGGTTTGGTTCATCAGCACTCCAAAATACAATCAGCACTCAAATCATAACCAGAACTAAGGTAGTCATAACCCATCCCAACCGGACATACTGATAAGCCAAGATTTAACCACTCTAATCATAACACAATCACGTTCCATTAATACACACAGTTTCAATAAGGTAGAAGACATATGGAATTATACCTTGGGTTCGATTTGTGGAAGGGGttgaaatcaaagaaacaaagggAGAACGAGAGGGAAACAAGAGAGAAGTCTTGGCACTTTCTATGAGGCTAAATTGATCTGGAATTTCTAAAAGCTAGAACTTGTACCGGTTGTGATCTTGATTTCTTGATCAGAATAAGTATAGAATTATGAAGGTGTTCGCTATCTTTCAAGAAATTTTGGATTGAATCATTCGCACAGTTGGGTAGAGAAGTGCTTGcacgaagaagaagaacaagagtCGACCATAATTCCTCTTTCGGACTGAGGTTTGGAACACAAAGACTGAAGACATACCAATGTTGTCTAgaatattgattaaaaaataaaaaaaataaaaaattgtcgtCTAGAATAAAAACAGATACACGCttctttttatcatctttttacaaattcaattttaaaggatggatatttttaaaaaataataatatttttataactatttgataaaaatgtctttaatttaaaataagattgattatttgattttataatttagttataaaaaacGGACGTCTTTATCATATTCTTTGCTAACGCCACTATATccacactattttttttttttttttattctcatcaTATCCACACtacttaaaatgaaatgagaagagaATGGGAGAATATGAGGGTTATAAAAACACAACTTAcacatttaaaaatatcaatatcgtgcaattttttattcataaaaattagtattttgaATTCggataggttttttttttttttttatctggttTGAAACCTAGAAAATCGAATTCATCCAAGCGAGTGTCCAGCTTTTACTCAGGCGTGTTTCCGAATTTCGTACCCACTCCTATCTAAATGCTAGTATGATTAAATAATGTGGGtatcacatttaaaaaaaattgtcagatAGATGAAACAATGTCATTTTGATATTCAAAACTacgttattttatatttgtagccttcctttttaaaatgattataactGATTTTTAAAATCGAGTTATAATTGGATCAACCTGAGCAAATACTCAAACATAATTGGCGTTGTCCATTCATCTCCCATTCTCTTCTCATTTCATATACAACCGCCCATGCAGCATCATGTGCAACTGCCCATGCAGCATCATGAGATTGTGTCAGCCGGTTGCACATGATGCTGCATGGGCGGTTGTATATCTACCATCTCTTTCCCATTaacttttacatttaaaaaaaaaaaggtaagttGGCGTTGTCCATTCATCTGCAGTCTGCAATCTCCATTATCTCAAGGAGAGAAAGCAACTTCATTATCAGTCCAGGAAGTAGTAGCCCAATGTCGATTAGCACAACTCGCTCACCACTGAGAAGAGCCGTCGTACGATTCTAGCAAACTTCCAGAGAACTTATTTTTGAATCGTTGTTAGAGTGAAATTCGGGAAAAATCATTTCATTCTTTCCATCTTTAACTTTTCGTTGTTAGAGTGAAACTCGAAACATTTCAACTAAGAAGAAAAACACCATTACtagttatcattttctttttttataaaaaaaaaaagaaaggaaaatacttacaatcaTTTCTAGTAATGagttcaaattttagaaaaaaatcttTGATATAATCTACAGCTGTACTACCCACCAAGATAAGAACATAAAGATATTTGtgtggaggagagagaaagatagagagagatattTGTGTAGTACCTGCTTCAGCTAGCAAGAAGCTACTCTGAGTGATCTGgagagatggaggaggagaGGCACCTCAGAGGTGTGATCAAACGAGAAGAAAGGTTGGTTGGTGCATTCTCTGCgtagctaattaattattaaatgtattttatagGATCCCGCAAATGAACTTGCgtatttggatttgaagataaaCCTTATGGAACTTCCATCATTGTAATGCAAGAATTCGATCAGTTTCTGATGGAGAAATCAACTGGTGCAAGTTTGTCCAAGGTATTGAACTTCTGGGATATTAAACTCGGGCTGCGCCAAAAAGAGACCCGAAAAGAGAGTGAAATTGTGAAatcgagaggaagaaagagagaggaagaagagggaaggaaaaaattgacagagagaaattgagagaatgaaataaagagagaggtaaaaaaaaatattttatcattcgGTTTCGCGGGAGTTTCCCCAGCCggttgtaaatagaatttttcgtTTACAAAACTCATATGCACATATGGGTATAACTCGGTACCTAGATCTACATccgagtttacacccctagtaaaAATCCTAGGACCCTTTATATCAGGTAGAACTTATGCGTCATAACCTTCTTCTATGATCACCTGTAAcatcaaagaaaatgaagaaatatgaACGTTGTAGGACTAGGTTCCGTAGATAACTCTCTGAAACCCAAGTCAAAAAGATGTTTCTATCTTAAGAGTAAGAAGACAAAAGTAATGAATTGGCCATACCTATTTGCATTGATGCTTTTACGATCATCTTCAAAGATTAATTTAGGGATGCATGAGATACGAGCCTCGGGTCTCATGCAATCTTGAGAGTTTTTAAGAATGGATCATGCTAGTCGGCCACCTAGCTCTTACCACTTAGCGTGATCACTAGttcattcattcttttaaaaaaaaatattttttaaacttttaaaaaatacacaaattcacAAGTAGTagtttttttaaacattaaaaaaaattaaaatatactagtGGTCAAACCCAAGAGGCAAACCCATGGgacaaactagcattttcctttaagaAATGGGACCTCACCAAGGCAGTTCAGGTGGGACTCTTCCTAGGTCGAGTTTATCAAACTTAgggatttttttgttcttgatcTCCTCTTGAGTTTAAGTTAGGTTAGACATGTAATCCGTCCCTCTAGGGTTTTTAAAGGTTAAAGGACCTCGATGTCactaattttaaaacatttatatttttgcactaggtGTAAAGGATTcatgcaaaatattttaatcaaataaaaccTCTTGAAAGTCGAACAAAACCCTAACCCCAtcccttttctctctacaaAGCTGCCCCCCTCCCCCTAATGTTCTGCAATACTTCCAGGGTGGCGCGTGTCCCTCACATGCCACCACAGTCTCggtttttgcattttttatttcctctaagGTTGAAA is a window from the Juglans regia cultivar Chandler chromosome 7, Walnut 2.0, whole genome shotgun sequence genome containing:
- the LOC108980561 gene encoding protein ARV 2 isoform X4 is translated as MILLIDLILHKPKAYRHLLYNMLKEESPKFKGLLWKLTIGYLLLDVYRYLVLESGDEEWGLSTSFSSLVWTCRKMFTDVFLGNFMLLFTFLLVMKISPSRCAGTPRCKDFLLAILISSYFKIFLVAMMVWEFPSSVIFIIDLFVLSSNTMAVQVITESGMSKCIGACFIAHAVKAFTSQVL
- the LOC108980561 gene encoding protein ARV 2 isoform X2, yielding MEYRCVQCGFGVKTLFVQYSPGNIRLMKCENCQVVADEYVECETMILLIDLILHKPKAYRHLLYNMLKEESPKFKGLLWKLTIGYLLLDVYRYLVLESGDEEWGLSTSFSSLVWTCRKMFTDVFLGNFMLLFTFLLVMKISPSRCAGTPRCKDFLLAILISSYFKIFLVAMMVWEFPSSVIFIIDLFVLSSNTMAVQVITESGMSKCIGACFIAHAVKAFTSQVL
- the LOC108980561 gene encoding protein ARV 2 isoform X1, coding for MDREREMEYRCVQCGFGVKTLFVQYSPGNIRLMKCENCQVVADEYVECETMILLIDLILHKPKAYRHLLYNMLKEESPKFKGLLWKLTIGYLLLDVYRYLVLESGDEEWGLSTSFSSLVWTCRKMFTDVFLGNFMLLFTFLLVMKISPSRCAGTPRCKDFLLAILISSYFKIFLVAMMVWEFPSSVIFIIDLFVLSSNTMAVQVITESGMSKCIGACFIAHAVKAFTSQVL
- the LOC108980561 gene encoding protein ARV 2 isoform X3 codes for the protein MDREREMEYRCVQCGFGVKTLFVQYSPGNIRLMKCENCQVVADEYVECETMILLIDLILHKPKAYRHLLYNMLKEESPKFKGLLWKLTIGYLLLDVYRYLVLESGDEEWGLSTSFSSLVWTCRKMFTDVFLGNFMLLFTFLLVMKISPSRCAGTPRCKDFLLAILISSYFKIFLVAMMVWEFPSSVIFIIDLFVLSSNTMAVQGVSFFNHKSSDGVGEKNV